A genomic stretch from Candidatus Rokuibacteriota bacterium includes:
- the serA gene encoding phosphoglycerate dehydrogenase: MRVLVIDAIAAEGIAFLTERGFRVDQVSSKLPREELYAKIAGYEAIITRSSTTVTPEFLAHARRLRIVGRAGVGVDNIDLDACSRQGVVVANAPGGNVVSAAEHTVGMLLALVRKIPQAHDELKHLRWDRGIYGTELFRKTAGIIGLGKVGSRVAARLRAFDMDVLVYDPYIPESRARDLAVRLTDLGTLLARSDIVTVHVPLTDETENMVAARELALMKPGARLVNCARGGIVHEGDLLAALESGHVAGAAVDVWTEEPPVSPVVKRLVTHPRVVVTPHLGANTHEAQVNVAVDVARQVTAFRDGELVEHAVNIPIGDRETMAEQRPFIALAEVLGRFCVQLERDNVERVEVMVAGQVARHDPALIGRAVLKGLLDRVTAQTVNLVNAHLVARDRGLTLVLRTDQAGGAGYASLLTVTTQAGAKRKIIAGTVFDGMPRIVRLRDLDIEFNPEGHVLVLSYEDRPGMVGRIGTILGRHNVNIASMHVGRRSKRGNAIVVLLLDEDVPADVVEEVGKGVEADFARVIRLEP, encoded by the coding sequence GTGAGAGTGCTGGTGATCGACGCCATCGCCGCCGAGGGGATCGCGTTCCTCACCGAGCGCGGCTTCCGGGTGGACCAGGTGTCGAGCAAGCTGCCCCGGGAGGAGCTGTACGCGAAGATCGCCGGCTACGAGGCGATCATCACCCGCTCCTCCACCACGGTCACGCCGGAGTTCCTCGCCCACGCCCGCCGCCTCCGGATCGTCGGGCGCGCCGGAGTCGGCGTGGACAACATCGATCTCGACGCCTGCTCACGCCAGGGCGTGGTGGTGGCCAACGCCCCCGGCGGCAACGTCGTCTCGGCGGCGGAGCACACCGTGGGCATGCTGCTGGCCCTGGTGCGCAAGATCCCCCAGGCGCACGACGAGCTGAAACACCTCCGCTGGGACCGGGGCATCTACGGCACCGAGCTCTTCCGCAAGACGGCGGGGATCATCGGCCTCGGGAAGGTGGGCTCCCGCGTCGCCGCGCGGCTCCGGGCCTTCGACATGGACGTGCTCGTCTACGACCCGTACATCCCCGAGAGCCGCGCGCGCGACCTGGCCGTGCGGCTGACGGACCTCGGGACGCTCCTCGCCCGCTCCGACATCGTCACGGTTCACGTGCCGCTCACCGACGAGACCGAGAACATGGTCGCGGCGCGCGAGCTCGCCCTCATGAAGCCGGGCGCGCGCCTCGTGAACTGCGCGCGCGGCGGCATCGTCCACGAGGGCGACCTGCTGGCGGCGCTCGAGTCCGGGCACGTGGCCGGCGCCGCCGTGGACGTGTGGACCGAGGAGCCTCCGGTGTCCCCGGTGGTGAAGCGGCTCGTCACGCACCCGCGCGTGGTGGTGACGCCGCACCTGGGCGCCAACACCCACGAGGCGCAGGTCAACGTGGCGGTGGACGTGGCGCGCCAGGTCACGGCCTTCCGGGACGGCGAGCTGGTGGAGCATGCGGTCAACATCCCCATCGGGGACCGGGAGACGATGGCGGAGCAGCGGCCCTTCATCGCGCTGGCGGAGGTCCTGGGCCGGTTCTGCGTGCAGCTCGAGCGCGACAACGTGGAGCGCGTGGAGGTGATGGTGGCGGGGCAGGTGGCCCGCCACGACCCCGCGCTGATCGGCCGCGCGGTGCTGAAGGGGCTCCTCGATCGGGTCACCGCACAGACGGTGAACCTGGTCAACGCGCACCTCGTGGCCCGGGATCGCGGCCTGACCCTGGTGCTGCGCACCGACCAGGCGGGCGGCGCGGGCTACGCCAGCCTGCTCACGGTGACGACCCAGGCCGGCGCGAAGCGCAAGATCATCGCCGGCACCGTCTTCGACGGCATGCCGCGCATCGTCCGGCTCCGCGACCTCGACATCGAGTTCAACCCCGAGGGGCATGTGCTCGTGCTCTCGTACGAGGACCGGCCGGGCATGGTCGGCCGGATCGGCACCATCCTCGGGCGCCACAACGTCAACATCGCCTCCATGCACGTGGGGCGCCGCAGCAAGCGCGGCAACGCCATCGTGGTGCTCCTGCTCGACGAGGATGTCCCTGCCGACGTCGTCGAGGAGGTCGGCAAGGGCGTGGAGGCGGACTTCGCCCGCGTGATCCGGCTCGAGCCGTGA
- a CDS encoding phosphomannose isomerase type II C-terminal cupin domain, protein MTTGRRPVPLETRPWGGFSTLWEGPGYKVKRLVVEPGHRFSLQKHRRRAEHWIVVEGRPRVTIDGRARRLRPRQSVTVPRGAWHRAENPGRVPVVIIEVQHGAYLGEDDIVRRHDDYGRSGAPSAPRRGASPAGSGTAPASGPVRRGTP, encoded by the coding sequence GTGACGACGGGCCGGCGCCCGGTTCCGCTGGAAACGCGCCCGTGGGGCGGGTTCTCGACGCTCTGGGAGGGCCCCGGGTACAAGGTCAAGCGTCTCGTGGTGGAGCCGGGCCACCGCTTCAGCCTGCAGAAGCACCGGCGCCGCGCCGAGCACTGGATCGTGGTGGAAGGCAGGCCTCGCGTCACCATCGACGGGCGGGCGCGGCGGCTGAGGCCCCGCCAGTCGGTGACCGTGCCCCGCGGCGCCTGGCACCGCGCCGAGAATCCCGGCCGCGTGCCCGTCGTCATCATCGAGGTGCAACACGGCGCCTATCTCGGCGAGGACGACATCGTCCGCCGTCACGACGATTACGGGCGCAGCGGAGCCCCCTCGGCGCCCCGGCGCGGCGCCTCCCCCGCGGGCTCAGGCACGGCGCCGGCTAGCGGTC